The DNA window AGTACAATGACATGGTGACTGCAGACAAAATGTCTACCTTGGACCAGGGCCACAGCGCTTGACATCTAATATCCAAACATAGTACAATAACATGGCACAATAACATAGCACAAAGACATCTTCCGTTTCATCCTCTAACAAATCCCCTTCTGCTGCCGCTAGATATGCTCCGAGCGCTTGCAAAGCTGTCCAAAACTGATACATGTCGTCGGTAGGGGCAGGAGGGGAAGGAATACCAATTGATGGAGACATGCTGGACTCTTTCCTCTCACTGAAGTGGGAGCTAATACTGTCAATTTCAAATGACTGAGTATTTACTTCCCCAGGGCTTGAATTGCCAAACTTCCTTGTACGTTTAGCCCTTTTCAGCTTCCCCTTATTCATAGCTTTTCCCCTCTTTGGAGCCACAACCTCAACATGATCATCAGTTGAATCTAACA is part of the Coffea eugenioides isolate CCC68of chromosome 6, Ceug_1.0, whole genome shotgun sequence genome and encodes:
- the LOC113776391 gene encoding uncharacterized protein LOC113776391, giving the protein MPPCTRSSLKAARHKAGILSDSVQSISGQNDLKLCITNYFKGASGKYSQKSGQAPLYTDDERELENKMAKLQKGKRAILLDSTDDHVEVVAPKRGKAMNKGKLKRAKRTRKFGNSSPGEVNTQSFEIDSISSHFSERKESSMSPSIGIPSPPAPTDDMYQFWTALQALGAYLAAAEGDLLEDETEDVFVLCYCAMLLYYVWILDVKRCGPGPR